The Orcinus orca chromosome 16, mOrcOrc1.1, whole genome shotgun sequence genome includes a window with the following:
- the PCIF1 gene encoding mRNA (2'-O-methyladenosine-N(6)-)-methyltransferase isoform X1, with protein sequence MANENHGSPREEASLLSHSPGTSNQSQPCSPKPVRLVQDLPEELVHAGWEKCWSRRENRPYYFNRFTNQSLWEMPVLGQHDVISDPLGLNATPLPQDSSLVETPPAENKPRKRQLSEEQPSGNGVKKPKIDIPMTPTGPSVPSSPSVPGTPTLKIWGTSPEDKQQAALLRPTEVYWDLDIQTNAVIKHRGPSEVLPPHPEVELLRSQLILKLRQHYRELCQQREGIEPPRESFNRWMLERKVVDKGSDPLLPSNCEPVVSPSMFREIMNDIPIRLSRIKFREEAKRLLFKYAEAARRLIESRSASPDSRKVVKWNVEDTFSWLRKDHSASKEDYMDRLEHLRRQCGPHVSAAAKDSVEGICSKIYHISLEYVKRIREKHLAILKENNIPEEVEAPEVEPRLVYCYPVRLAVSAPPMPSVEMHVENNVVCIRYKGEMVKVSRNYFSKLWLLYRYSCIDDSAFERFLPRVWCLLRRYQMMFGVGLYEGTGLQGSLPVHVFEALHRLFGVSFECFASPLNCYFRQYCSAFPDTDGYFGSRGPCLDFSPLSGSFEANPPFCEELMDAMVSHFEKLLESSPEPLSFIVFIPEWREPPTPALTRMEQSRFKRHQLVLPAFEHEYRSGSQHVCKKEEMHYKAVHSTAVLFLQNDPGFAKWGPTPERLQELSAAYRQSGRSHGSVGSSSSSSEAKDRDSGREQGPSREPHST encoded by the exons ATGGCCAATGAGAATCACGGCAGCCCCCGGGAGGAAGCATCCTTGTTGAGTCACTCCCCAGGCACCTCCAATCAGAGCCAGCCCTGTTCTCCAAAGCCCGTCCGCCTGGTGCAGGACCTCCCAG AGGAGCTGGTGCACGCTGGCTGGGAGAAGTGCTGGAGCAGAAGGGAGAACCGTCCCTACTACTTCAACCGATTCACCAACCAGTCCCTGTGGGAGATGCCCGTGCTGGGCCAGCACGATGTGATT TCGGACCCTTTGGGGCTGAATGCGACCCCCCTGCCCCAAGACTCAAGCTTGGTGGAAACCCCCCCGGCTGAGAACAAGCCCCGAAAGCGGCAGCTCTCGGAAGAGCAGCCCAGCGGCAATGGCGTGAAGAAGCCCAAG ATTGACATCCCCATGACACCCACGGGCCCGTCAGTGCCCAGCTCCCCCAGCGTCCCAGGAACCCCAACCCTGAAGATTTGGGGGACATCCCCTGAAGATAAACAGCAGGCAGCTCTCCTCCGACCCACTGA GGTGTACTGGGATCTCGACATTCAGACCAACGCTGTCATCAAGCACCGGGGGCCATCAGAGGTGCTGCCTCCGCATCCCGAGGTGGAGCTGCTCCGTTCCCAGCTCATCCTGAAGCTTCGGCAGCACTACCGGGAGCTGTGCCAGCAGCGAGAGG GCATCGAGCCCCCGCGGGAATCCTTCAACCGCTGGATGTTGGAGCGCAAGGTCGTGGACAAAGGCTCTGATCCTCTGTTGCCGAGCAACTGCGAACCAGTCGTGTCACCTTCCATGTTTCGCGAAATCATGAATGACATTCCCATCAG GTTATCCCGAATCAAGTTCCGGGAGGAAGCCAAGCGTCTGCTCTTCAAATACGCAGAGGCTGCCAGGCGGCTCATCGAGTCCAG GAGTGCATCTCCCGACAGCAGGAAGGTGGTCAAGTGGAACGTGGAGGATACCTTCAGCTGGCTGCGGAAGGACCACTCCGCCTCCAAGGAGGATTATATG GATCGCCTGGAGCATCTGCGGAGGCAGTGTGGCCCCCATGTCTCGGCCGCAGCCAAGGACTCCGTGGAGGGTATCTGCAGTAAGATCTACCACATCTCTCTGGAGTACGTCAAACGGATCCGAGAGAAGCACCTTGCCATTCTCAAGGAAAACAACATCCCAG AGGAGGTGGAGGCCCCCGAGGTGGAGCCCCGCCTGGTGTACTGCTATCCAGTACGGCTGGCCGTGTCTGCACCTCCCATGCCCAGCGTGGAAATGCACGTGGAGAATAACGTGGTCTGCATCCGGTATAAGGGCGAGATGGTCAAGGTCAGCCGCAACTACTTCAGCAAGCTG TGGCTCCTTTACCGCTACAGCTGCATCGACGATTCTGCCTTTGAGAGGTTCCTGCCCCGAGTCTGGTGTCTTCTCCGCCGGTACCAG ATGATGTTCGGCGTGGGCCTCTACGAGGGGACAGGCCTGCAGGGGTCGCTGCCCGTGCACGTCTTCGAGGCCCTCCACCGGCTTTTCGGCGTCAGCTTTGAGTGCTTCGCCTCACCCCTCAACTGCTACTTTCGCCAGTACTGCTCCGCCTTCCCCGACACGGACGGCTACTTCGGCTCCCGCGG GCCCTGCCTGGACTTCTCCCCGCTGAGTGGGTCCTTCGAGGCCAACCCTCCCTTCTGCGAGGAGCTCATGGATGCCATGGTCTCTCACTTTGAG AAACTGCTCGAGAGCTCGCCAGAGCCCCTGTCCTTCATCGTGTTCATCCCCGAGTGGCGGGAACCCCCGACCCCAGCGCTCACCCGCATGGAGCAGAGCCGCTTCAAGCGCCACCAGCTGGTCCTGCCCGCCTTCGAGCACGAGTACCGCAGCGGCTCCCAGCATGTCTGCAAGAA GGAGGAAATGCACTACAAGGCTGTCCACAGCACGGCCGTGCTCTTCCTACAGAACGACCCTGGATTTGCCAAGTGGGGGCCAACGCCTGAGCGGCTGCAGGAGTTGAGCGCCGCCTACCGGCAGTCGGGCCGCAGCCATGGCTCTGTCGGCTCCTCGTCGTCCTCCTCGGAGGCCAAGGACAGGGACTCAGGCCGCGAGCAGGGCCCCAGCCGGGAGCCTCACTCCACTTAA
- the PCIF1 gene encoding mRNA (2'-O-methyladenosine-N(6)-)-methyltransferase isoform X3 has protein sequence MANENHGSPREEASLLSHSPGTSNQSQPCSPKPVRLVQDLPEELVHAGWEKCWSRRENRPYYFNRFTNQSLWEMPVLGQHDVISDPLGLNATPLPQDSSLVETPPAENKPRKRQLSEEQPSGNGVKKPKIDIPMTPTGPSVPSSPSVPGTPTLKIWGTSPEDKQQAALLRPTEVYWDLDIQTNAVIKHRGPSEVLPPHPEVELLRSQLILKLRQHYRELCQQREGIEPPRESFNRWMLERKVVDKGSDPLLPSNCEPVVSPSMFREIMNDIPIRLSRIKFREEAKRLLFKYAEAARRLIESRSASPDSRKVVKWNVEDTFSWLRKDHSASKEDYMDRLEHLRRQCGPHVSAAAKDSVEGICSKIYHISLEYVKRIREKHLAILKENNIPEEVEAPEVEPRLVYCYPVRLAVSAPPMPSVEMHVENNVVCIRYKGEMVKVSRNYFSKLWLLYRYSCIDDSAFERFLPRVWCLLRRYQMMFGVGLYEGTGLQGSLPVHVFEALHRLFGVSFECFASPLNCYFRQYCSAFPDTDGYFGSRGPCLDFSPLSGSFEANPPFCEELMDAMVSHFEKLLESSPEPLSFIVFIPEWREPPTPALTRMEQSRFKRHQLVLPAFEHEYRSGSQHVCKKTTLDLPSGGQRLSGCRS, from the exons ATGGCCAATGAGAATCACGGCAGCCCCCGGGAGGAAGCATCCTTGTTGAGTCACTCCCCAGGCACCTCCAATCAGAGCCAGCCCTGTTCTCCAAAGCCCGTCCGCCTGGTGCAGGACCTCCCAG AGGAGCTGGTGCACGCTGGCTGGGAGAAGTGCTGGAGCAGAAGGGAGAACCGTCCCTACTACTTCAACCGATTCACCAACCAGTCCCTGTGGGAGATGCCCGTGCTGGGCCAGCACGATGTGATT TCGGACCCTTTGGGGCTGAATGCGACCCCCCTGCCCCAAGACTCAAGCTTGGTGGAAACCCCCCCGGCTGAGAACAAGCCCCGAAAGCGGCAGCTCTCGGAAGAGCAGCCCAGCGGCAATGGCGTGAAGAAGCCCAAG ATTGACATCCCCATGACACCCACGGGCCCGTCAGTGCCCAGCTCCCCCAGCGTCCCAGGAACCCCAACCCTGAAGATTTGGGGGACATCCCCTGAAGATAAACAGCAGGCAGCTCTCCTCCGACCCACTGA GGTGTACTGGGATCTCGACATTCAGACCAACGCTGTCATCAAGCACCGGGGGCCATCAGAGGTGCTGCCTCCGCATCCCGAGGTGGAGCTGCTCCGTTCCCAGCTCATCCTGAAGCTTCGGCAGCACTACCGGGAGCTGTGCCAGCAGCGAGAGG GCATCGAGCCCCCGCGGGAATCCTTCAACCGCTGGATGTTGGAGCGCAAGGTCGTGGACAAAGGCTCTGATCCTCTGTTGCCGAGCAACTGCGAACCAGTCGTGTCACCTTCCATGTTTCGCGAAATCATGAATGACATTCCCATCAG GTTATCCCGAATCAAGTTCCGGGAGGAAGCCAAGCGTCTGCTCTTCAAATACGCAGAGGCTGCCAGGCGGCTCATCGAGTCCAG GAGTGCATCTCCCGACAGCAGGAAGGTGGTCAAGTGGAACGTGGAGGATACCTTCAGCTGGCTGCGGAAGGACCACTCCGCCTCCAAGGAGGATTATATG GATCGCCTGGAGCATCTGCGGAGGCAGTGTGGCCCCCATGTCTCGGCCGCAGCCAAGGACTCCGTGGAGGGTATCTGCAGTAAGATCTACCACATCTCTCTGGAGTACGTCAAACGGATCCGAGAGAAGCACCTTGCCATTCTCAAGGAAAACAACATCCCAG AGGAGGTGGAGGCCCCCGAGGTGGAGCCCCGCCTGGTGTACTGCTATCCAGTACGGCTGGCCGTGTCTGCACCTCCCATGCCCAGCGTGGAAATGCACGTGGAGAATAACGTGGTCTGCATCCGGTATAAGGGCGAGATGGTCAAGGTCAGCCGCAACTACTTCAGCAAGCTG TGGCTCCTTTACCGCTACAGCTGCATCGACGATTCTGCCTTTGAGAGGTTCCTGCCCCGAGTCTGGTGTCTTCTCCGCCGGTACCAG ATGATGTTCGGCGTGGGCCTCTACGAGGGGACAGGCCTGCAGGGGTCGCTGCCCGTGCACGTCTTCGAGGCCCTCCACCGGCTTTTCGGCGTCAGCTTTGAGTGCTTCGCCTCACCCCTCAACTGCTACTTTCGCCAGTACTGCTCCGCCTTCCCCGACACGGACGGCTACTTCGGCTCCCGCGG GCCCTGCCTGGACTTCTCCCCGCTGAGTGGGTCCTTCGAGGCCAACCCTCCCTTCTGCGAGGAGCTCATGGATGCCATGGTCTCTCACTTTGAG AAACTGCTCGAGAGCTCGCCAGAGCCCCTGTCCTTCATCGTGTTCATCCCCGAGTGGCGGGAACCCCCGACCCCAGCGCTCACCCGCATGGAGCAGAGCCGCTTCAAGCGCCACCAGCTGGTCCTGCCCGCCTTCGAGCACGAGTACCGCAGCGGCTCCCAGCATGTCTGCAAGAA AACGACCCTGGATTTGCCAAGTGGGGGCCAACGCCTGAGCGGCTGCAGGAGTTGA
- the PCIF1 gene encoding mRNA (2'-O-methyladenosine-N(6)-)-methyltransferase isoform X2, which translates to MANENHGSPREEASLLSHSPGTSNQSQPCSPKPVRLVQDLPEELVHAGWEKCWSRRENRPYYFNRFTNQSLWEMPVLGQHDVISDPLGLNATPLPQDSSLVETPPAENKPRKRQLSEEQPSGNGVKKPKIDIPMTPTGPSVPSSPSVPGTPTLKIWGTSPEDKQQAALLRPTEVYWDLDIQTNAVIKHRGPSEVLPPHPEVELLRSQLILKLRQHYRELCQQREGIEPPRESFNRWMLERKVVDKGSDPLLPSNCEPVVSPSMFREIMNDIPIRLSRIKFREEAKRLLFKYAEAARRLIESRSASPDSRKVVKWNVEDTFSWLRKDHSASKEDYMDRLEHLRRQCGPHVSAAAKDSVEGICSKIYHISLEYVKRIREKHLAILKENNIPEEVEAPEVEPRLVYCYPVRLAVSAPPMPSVEMHVENNVVCIRYKGEMVKVSRNYFSKLWLLYRYSCIDDSAFERFLPRVWCLLRRYQMMFGVGLYEGTGLQGSLPVHVFEALHRLFGVSFECFASPLNCYFRQYCSAFPDTDGYFGSRGPCLDFSPLSGSFEANPPFCEELMDAMVSHFEVGVSPRVGGGEQDGRLLEGQALMATVGPSHRNCSRARQSPCPSSCSSPSGGNPRPQRSPAWSRAASSATSWSCPPSSTSTAAAPSMSARKRPWICQVGANA; encoded by the exons ATGGCCAATGAGAATCACGGCAGCCCCCGGGAGGAAGCATCCTTGTTGAGTCACTCCCCAGGCACCTCCAATCAGAGCCAGCCCTGTTCTCCAAAGCCCGTCCGCCTGGTGCAGGACCTCCCAG AGGAGCTGGTGCACGCTGGCTGGGAGAAGTGCTGGAGCAGAAGGGAGAACCGTCCCTACTACTTCAACCGATTCACCAACCAGTCCCTGTGGGAGATGCCCGTGCTGGGCCAGCACGATGTGATT TCGGACCCTTTGGGGCTGAATGCGACCCCCCTGCCCCAAGACTCAAGCTTGGTGGAAACCCCCCCGGCTGAGAACAAGCCCCGAAAGCGGCAGCTCTCGGAAGAGCAGCCCAGCGGCAATGGCGTGAAGAAGCCCAAG ATTGACATCCCCATGACACCCACGGGCCCGTCAGTGCCCAGCTCCCCCAGCGTCCCAGGAACCCCAACCCTGAAGATTTGGGGGACATCCCCTGAAGATAAACAGCAGGCAGCTCTCCTCCGACCCACTGA GGTGTACTGGGATCTCGACATTCAGACCAACGCTGTCATCAAGCACCGGGGGCCATCAGAGGTGCTGCCTCCGCATCCCGAGGTGGAGCTGCTCCGTTCCCAGCTCATCCTGAAGCTTCGGCAGCACTACCGGGAGCTGTGCCAGCAGCGAGAGG GCATCGAGCCCCCGCGGGAATCCTTCAACCGCTGGATGTTGGAGCGCAAGGTCGTGGACAAAGGCTCTGATCCTCTGTTGCCGAGCAACTGCGAACCAGTCGTGTCACCTTCCATGTTTCGCGAAATCATGAATGACATTCCCATCAG GTTATCCCGAATCAAGTTCCGGGAGGAAGCCAAGCGTCTGCTCTTCAAATACGCAGAGGCTGCCAGGCGGCTCATCGAGTCCAG GAGTGCATCTCCCGACAGCAGGAAGGTGGTCAAGTGGAACGTGGAGGATACCTTCAGCTGGCTGCGGAAGGACCACTCCGCCTCCAAGGAGGATTATATG GATCGCCTGGAGCATCTGCGGAGGCAGTGTGGCCCCCATGTCTCGGCCGCAGCCAAGGACTCCGTGGAGGGTATCTGCAGTAAGATCTACCACATCTCTCTGGAGTACGTCAAACGGATCCGAGAGAAGCACCTTGCCATTCTCAAGGAAAACAACATCCCAG AGGAGGTGGAGGCCCCCGAGGTGGAGCCCCGCCTGGTGTACTGCTATCCAGTACGGCTGGCCGTGTCTGCACCTCCCATGCCCAGCGTGGAAATGCACGTGGAGAATAACGTGGTCTGCATCCGGTATAAGGGCGAGATGGTCAAGGTCAGCCGCAACTACTTCAGCAAGCTG TGGCTCCTTTACCGCTACAGCTGCATCGACGATTCTGCCTTTGAGAGGTTCCTGCCCCGAGTCTGGTGTCTTCTCCGCCGGTACCAG ATGATGTTCGGCGTGGGCCTCTACGAGGGGACAGGCCTGCAGGGGTCGCTGCCCGTGCACGTCTTCGAGGCCCTCCACCGGCTTTTCGGCGTCAGCTTTGAGTGCTTCGCCTCACCCCTCAACTGCTACTTTCGCCAGTACTGCTCCGCCTTCCCCGACACGGACGGCTACTTCGGCTCCCGCGG GCCCTGCCTGGACTTCTCCCCGCTGAGTGGGTCCTTCGAGGCCAACCCTCCCTTCTGCGAGGAGCTCATGGATGCCATGGTCTCTCACTTTGAGGTGGGTGTGTCGCCACGGGTGGGGGGCGGCGAGCAAGATGGCCGGCTGCTGGAGGGCCAGGCCCTGATGGCCACCGTGGGCCCCTCCCACAGAAACTGCTCGAGAGCTCGCCAGAGCCCCTGTCCTTCATCGTGTTCATCCCCGAGTGGCGGGAACCCCCGACCCCAGCGCTCACCCGCATGGAGCAGAGCCGCTTCAAGCGCCACCAGCTGGTCCTGCCCGCCTTCGAGCACGAGTACCGCAGCGGCTCCCAGCATGTCTGCAAGAA AACGACCCTGGATTTGCCAAGTGGGGGCCAACGCCTGA